CTCCAGCATAAGAGAAGAACTTCTCAGTAAGCTTAAGAGTTGTCAATCCGTCCCCTTTAAAGCCATCAAATCCTGCAGACACTAAAACTATCTCCGGTGTAACTTCCTCCAAGATTGGGATGACTATCTCATTCCAGGCAAATATATAATCAGAATCATTGGAATAGTGAGGCATTGGGATGTTTATCTTGCTCCCCTTAGCTAATCCTCCACCTATCTCACTCTCGTAACCGGTCCAAGGATAAATGTCCCTTTCATGGAGATCTATGTGGATAACATCGGGGTCATGCCAGAATATCTCCTGGGTTCCGTTTCCATGGTGGGCGTCAAAATCAACTACAACGATTTTTTCTAGTCCTTCATCCTTCAATGCCAAGACAGCGGCAGCGATGTTGTTGAAGATGCAGAAGCCAAGTGTCGAGGCTCCCATTGCTTTCCCCCTTCTGCCAGCGTGATGTCCTGGAGGCCTAACGAGAGCCATGTTTAGGCCTCCATATCGCAATGCAGCCAATGTTGCCAATTTCGATGCCCCTAAAGCCGTGAGGGCTGCTTCCCAAGTTCCTGGGCATACATAAGTGTCCGGATCAAGGTATCTTCTTCCTTCCTCAACGGCCCTTTTAACGAATTCAACATATGTAGGATCATGGATCCTTTTAACAAAAGACTCATCCACAGGCATTGGCTCAAGAATCCTGTCATCAAGCCTCAGTTCCCTTATGACAGATATCAATATCCATAATCTCCCAGGATTTTCTGGATGATAGTTTTCTGGCTTATGCTGGAGGAACTTTCGTGAGTAGTAAATCTCGCCTATCATAAGAGGCACCCTCTGAAGCTAAAACTCCTGGGGTATATAGAAGAGCTATTTATAAGAGTTTTTCAAAACAAAATTAGAAAAATCAGGCCAGGCTTATGCCGGCCTGCTCAAGGGCCTGCCTAACTTCTTCGTCGCTAGCCCCTCTTGGGATATTAACCTTCTCTGGAAGGGGCTCGATATGCTTGATGTTCATCCTTCTCCTCTTAACCTTGTTGAGGCCAGCCCCAGTAACGAGAACAAAGTTCTTGTCTATAATGTCCACAACAACGACCTTCTGACCGGCCCTTCTACCTGCGATAACTACGGCAATCCTACCAACCTCAATTGCAGGCATTCATCCCACCTCCTTTCCTTTTTTCGACCCCGCGTCGCCGACGGGGTCCAGGTGGTCAATAGCGGCCTTCACGATTGCGAAGACCCCATCGGGCGACCATTTAGAGGTATCAATTATCAAATCGTAAATCGAAAGGTCGTTGATGTCGATCCCATAGAGGTTTAAATATCTTTTCCTGTTCTGCTTTTCCCTCTCAGCTATTTTCATAAACGCCTCTTCAACGCTAATACCTTCCCTTCTCGCAACCCTTTCAGCCCTAACCCTGATTGGAGCGTCAAGCCAAATCTTTAAGTCAGCGTTCTTGACCATCCATCCAGCTAATCTGCCCTCTATAACAACGTTGCACTCCTTTGCAGCCTCAATTTGCCTTCTATCAACCTCCCTATCTATCTCGGGGTGAAGTTCAGCGTACTTCTGGAACTCCTCCAATGTCATCCCCATTTCCTTGGCCATCTGCCTGAATATTAACCCAGCGTAGACGTGCTTGAAGCCGTAGTGCTTGGCCAGGTTCCTACATAGTGTGGTCGTTCCTGAACCGGCTAGACCACTGACTGTTATGACGAGGCACCCCTTTGGCATGGGGCACCCCTTCAAGCTCCGAGCTGAGATCTAATTTGTTCCTTCATCACCCTGCGCATACACTTGGGACAGAGGTATGGGTAGGGCCTCTCTGGCCTCTTCTTGGTCTTCGGTAGTTTCCTCATCTCAACAGGCCTGCCCCTTGGTATTCCATTGAGAGGTCTGCCGCAAATAGCACAGTGAGCGATCTTAGGCTTCCTTCTCTCGAAGTGTATTACAACCCTCCCCCCTGGGGTCCTGACGTACTTCCTCCTCCATGACCTTGACCTGTACATTGGCTTCATTCTCTCCACCTCGCTTTAGGCATTAAGGGGGATGTTTTTAAATTTAACCAAAGGGCTTAAGTTTAAAAGCCCACGACCCAAGCAGGGTGTGATGAGGATGGAGCCAAAGCCGATGATATTCGAGGGAGACCCCGAAGTAATAGGTGGGGCAGATGAGGAGGTTGATGCGGGGGAGGAAACCGTTGAGCAATTCTTCGCTCACAGCAAGGGGAATACGATCTATGTATCTTTCGCGACAACCGATATGAAGGTAACAATAGGCATTTCTCACGACAAGGCAACTTTAGAAGAACTCGTAAAGGCCGTGAAAGAATTACTTTCAGAGTTTAAGAGGAAGTGACATTGTTCATGCATATGAACGAAATGCATACATATCGTTCATGCATGTGAACAATATTTATAAAGGTTGAGGCACAATATTGTATGTATAGAAGAGAGAATAATAACCTCGCTTATTTCAACGAGTAAGAGGCTAATGGCATGAGCAGAGAAGTTCAAAAAGAAACGATTCTTATTCCAGGAAATAAAGAAAATTAATGAAGAGTATTATGTTGGAATTAAGGGAATAAGAGGCGTTGGAAAAACTGTTCTCCTGCTCCAACTTGCAAGGGAGACTGAGGATAGTATTTATTTCTCAGCCGATTCAACACTTCTTAAACCCTTTTCAATTTATGAAGTCGTTAAGACGCTTGCTGAAATTGGGTACAAAAATATTTTCATAGATGAGATTCACAGGAAGCCTGAATGGGCTCAAGACTTAAAAACACTGTATGACGAGCACGAAGTAAGGGTGATATTCTCAGGATCCTCAGCAATCGATATTGTACATTGTGGGACAGATCTATCCCGTAGAGTAGTCCTCAAAGAGCTACCTCCCGCATCGTTCCGTGAGTGGTTGAACATAAAGAAAGGCTACAATTTACCTGTGATCAGTATCGAGGATATCCTAGATAAAGCGTTCAGGTTAATGAACCAATATGGAGGACTTCACAAGTACTGGATGGAGTACATGGAAAAGGGCGGAGTTCTATATCCGGAAGGAGGTTTTTATGAAGCCCTTGAAAACTCCCTCAGGAAAGTTATACTGGAAGACATGGCAAGTCTAAGGGAGGTGGATGTTAAATATGAGACTGATGCATTCAAGCTCCTCGTGTTGATATCAAAATCAGCCCCATTCGAAGTTAACTATTCAAAGATAGCTAGAGAACTTGAAATATCAAAAGGTGCGGCAATTAGACTAGTTGAAGACTTATCAAAGGCAGGTTTAGTGCATCAGGTTATCGCATGTGAAAGTATAAGAAAAGAGCCAAAGTTATATTTAACAGTCCCCCTTAGGAAGTTCTTTGAGAGAAAGGGATTCAGTGTAGATGTCGGAGCTTTAAGGGAGGAATTCTTCGTGAACCACGTAATATGGAGGTATGATATTTGCTACCTTAAGGGAAACAGGGGAGAGAAGACTTCTGACTTTAAAGTTAAAAACTGGACAATAGAGGTTGGAGGAAAAGGAAAAAGCAGATATCAAAGGCCAGATTATGTAGCCGTTGATGGTCTTATTGCAGGTAAAGGAAGGGTACCACTCTTCCTCTTTGGATTCATCTACTGAAGTGCTCTCATTACAAATGCAAGCAAATCGGTGAGCTCCCTTGCCCTCGTTTCTGGTGAAGCACCCATGTGGCCACTCTTGGTTTCGACCCTTAGGTATACCGGGGCATTCACTTCCTTGAGCTTCATGAAGAACTTCAATGCGTGAGCAGGATGAACCCTGTCATCGTGCAAGCCCGTGTAGATGAGGATTGGAGGGTACCATTGGGGCTTGACGTTGTGGTAGGGCGAGTACTTCAGCAGAAACTCCCTGTCCTTAGGATCGTCGGGATTACCGTATTCTGGAATCCAGACGCTTCCTATGTACAGCTTGTGGAACCTCAGCATGTCAATCACTGGATAACCAATTAGGGCAGCGTCCATAACGTCTGGCCTCTGAACGAGCGTTGCTGCAACCAAAAGGCCTCCGTTACTCCTCCCCCAAGCTACAACCTTATAGCCTTCGGCCTTAAGTTTGCTCAGAACGGCAATGAAGTCGTCAAAGACGTTCTGCTTGTTCTCCCTCATTCCCGAACGATGCCACTCCTCTCCGTACTCACTTCCTCCTCTTAAATTGGCCATCGCGAAAACTCCACCGCGCTTTATGAACGGGATTACCTGGGGGAAGAACCTTGGTGTTAGAGAGATGTTGAAGCCACCGTAGCCAAAGACCCAGGCTTTCTTCTCCTCTTTCTCCCCCTTCACGATGAAGTAGTGAACCCTCGTTCCGTCCTTGGATATGGCAAAGTCCTCCTCAACCTTGAAGTTACCCTCGATCCTTTTTTCATCGATTAACCTTAGCTCATCCTTCAGCTCATATATCCTGTAGGGAACTGTGAAGCTCTCGTACCTCAAGATGACCCTTTCATTGTCCTTATCTAACGGATAAACGCTCCCAGGGAAGTCAAAAGTGAACTCCCTCACCTTCTTGCCATTCAAGGTATAGACTTCAATCCTGTGACTCGCGTGAACGAGCCTCCCCGCTACTATTTTATCCCTAACGATGACCGCCCACTCAAGGGGGAACTGGCCTTCTGGAACTACTTCCTCCACCTGACCATCCTTTAATGCGATGATCTTCCCGAGGCCCTTCCCCTCTTTAGTCAGGATGAAGAGCTTCCCATCAACTACATCTATGGGCTCCGCCGGAACCTCCGCTGAATAAACCTTCTTCCACTCTTCGGGCTTGTCAATTGGTCCAAGGTATATTTCAGCTTTATTCCATCCATATGTGACAGTAAGCATTGCGTACTTTTCATCTGAGCTCTTTGAGAGTTCCATAAAGTAGCCAGAGCCAAGGCCCTCACCGAATACCATCTTCTCTCCTTCTTCGTCCTTCCAGAATAACCTCTCAGCTGGAGGATTTATACCGTCGGGAGTCTTCTCCTTTCTGTAAAAGCGGGCGAAGTAGTAGCCATTTCCCAGGAACACTATGTTCCATGCTGAGGGCGTTATCTCCTCTATTACCTCCCCGGTTTCGAGGTCGATTATCCTAGTCGTTCCCTCGTCGGCCCCTCCGATTGAGAAGCTGTACGCTAGCCTCTTGCCTTCCCTATCGGTAGTGAAGCCCTGCAGGAGAACCTCATCGCCGATTTCTTTCTCCAGCTCCTTGGAGTCAACTATAACCTCACCGTTAAGCCACCTTATGACCTGTCTGTCCTTTTCTCTCGTTGAGACTATTACTCCCCTCTTAGTTATCCTTGCAGAACCCACGGTAGGTATCGAGAAGTACTCCCAGACTTCCGAGAATAGCTCATCGCTCAGCTCTCCCACGAACTTCCTGAACCTTCTGTTTTCCTCCTCAATCAACTTTAGAACCCTTTCATCTTGCAAGTTCTCCATCCAAAGATAGGGGTCTTCCATGAAAACCACCATCTGAACGTTAAGCTTTGGGATTAATAAGCTTTGATGAGAAGATTTAAGTTTAATAATGTGATATTTAATATCATGATATTAAAATTTATCGACAGAGAGTTTGAGCTGGAAGAGCTGGAAAAGAGATACAAGGAAAGAAGGGCTCATCTAATTCTGATCTACGGAAGGAGGAGAATAGGAAAGACGGAACTAGTGAAACAGTTCATAAAGGACAAGAAAAGCTTCTACTTTCTCGCACGGAAGGAGCCGATGGAACTTGAAATCAGCAGGCTAATAAAGAGCTTCAACAGGAAGTTCAACGTGTTCATAGAGGCTGAAAGTTTGGAGAATTTCTTTGAGGAGCTAAAGAAGTTTGGGAAGATAGTTGTCGTGATTGACGAGTTTCCATATTGGGTTGAGGAAGACAAATCAATCCCCTTACTCTTCCAGTATATCTGGGATGAAATATTGAAAGATTCAGAAGTAATGCTAATACTCCTGGGGTCATCAATCTCCACAATGGAAAGCCTTCTCAGCTATAAAAATCCCCTGTATGGGAGAAGGACGGCTCAAATGAAACTATCTCCTCTAAGCTTCTTTCACCTCAGAGAGGCATTTCCTAAGTATTCGTGGGAGGATCTCGTGAAAGTTTATGGTGTGATAGATGGTATTCCCGCGTATCTCCAGTACTTCGACGACTCACTACCGGTTGAGGAGAACATAGAGAGGAACTTCTACAACAAAGTCAGCATTCTCTATGAGGACGCTGAAAGACTGCTCAAGGACGAGCTCAGGGAGCCAGTGACGTACCTTAACATCCTGAAAGCAATAAACGATGGAAAAACTAAGCTAACAGAGATTGCAAATGAGGTAAAAGTTGCAGTAACGAACCTTCCAAAGTACCTAAAAGTTCTCGAGACTCTCGACCTAATATACAAGGAGTTTCCAGTAACGGTAAGGGAGAGGAGGAGGTTTGGAATATACAGGGTTAAGGACTTTTACTACAGGTTCTGGCTTCGCTTCGTCTATCCATATAAGGATGATATTGAAATAGGGGCAATAACGTTCTCAGACATCCAAGAGGATTTCAACAAGTACCTCGGCGAAGTCTTTGAGAGGGTGTGCAGGGAGTTCCTGATAAGGATAAATGGAAGAAAGTTGCCCTTCAGGTTCACTAAGATAGGAAGATGGTGGGATAAGGAAAAGGAAATTGATATAGTTGCAATTAACAGTTTAACTGGAGATTCGGCATTCTTTGAGGTTAAATGGAAGACCCTTAACTATAGAGGGACAATGAAAATATTAAAAGAGCTAATTGAAAAGAGCGAGAGGGTGAACGTTAAAGGGAAAAAGTTTTATGGAATAATCGGAAAAGAAATAAAGGGAAAGGAGAAGCTCAGGGAAAGAGGTTTCTTAGCCTTCGATCTTTCAGACTTCGAATGGGCCCTCAGAGAGCCCGGGTCGAAGGGATGATGGCTGCCTATGACGATGGCCCATGTCCAAGAATATCAGGAGGGCGGAAGTTAGGTACGCTAGAGGAATAAGTAGAAGGGCCTTCCTGTAACCGGTAATATCTATGAGCCTTCCGACAACGTAGGGACCAAGTGTGGCTCCAAAGAACCCAACCATGTTCACGAACCCCATGACAACCCCCAAGTTTTCCTTTCCAGCCTTCTCTGATGTGTATGCGGTTATTATTCCTCCAACCGAGTAAAGGAAAAAGCCAAGAGGTATTAGAAGGATGGGATTCGGCCAGATAAGTATGAGAAATGTAAAGAGGGCATTCATAATAAACGCTAAGGAAACGCTAACTTTCCCTATCCTATCATAAAGGAAGCCGGCTGAAATAGATCCTAAAATTCCTACCATTGAAAGCATGGAGAACATCGCGGAGGCTTTCTCAAGGCTTGCTCCCTGGGAGACCAAGTATGAGACCAAGAATGTGAGGAGAGCAAAGAATGCTCCAAGGCCCAGGAAATTTGCTAGGCTTAATAGGAAGACAGTTCTCGGGATTGAAAACCTCGCAACTTCGGGCTTAGAAACCTCTCCTCTTACGGCAAAGGCAAGCAAGACCGCTACAATGGAGCTCAGAAGTGAGAGAACCAAGAACGAAAGCCTCCAGTTAAAGGTTAGGGCTATTGGAACGACTATTAGGGGAGTAATTCCGGTTCCTATTGCGGGACCAATCATGAAGAATCCTAAGGCTGATCCCTTCCTTTCCTTAAAGGCCTCGCTTATTAGGGCCGTTGCGGGTGCATAATAAAGGCCGGCGAACACGCCATAAATGAATCTAACGATGAGCATATCCCAATAATCCCTCGTGAGAACTATGAATGCCGACGATATGGAATAACCAAGTATGCTGAGGATGAGCAACTTCTTCCTTCCAATTTTATCTCCAATATATCCCGCGGGGACCTGAATTAACGCGTACGGTAGGAGTAAGGATGTCATTAACAGGCCTATCTCAGCATTCGTGATGTGAAGATCTTCTCTTATCAGAGGCGCAAGGGAAGGAACAGCCATTCTGTGAGAGTAATTGAATATCCAGCCCAGGCTTATGAGTAGTAAAATTATTAGCTTTTGCATGTTTAAACCAATATCTTAACGCTTAAAAAGCTTTATCACGGCCTCAACGTGAGGAGTATGTGGGAACATGTCGATTAGAGTTGCCTCCTCGATTTCGTATGCCTTGCCAAGATAGTTCCTATAGTCAAGGATGAACCTTCTAGGGTTGCAGGAGACGTAAATTAGTGTTTCTGGACCTTCCCTAGCTATCCTCCCTGCAAACCTTCCGAGACCCTTCCGGGGTGGATCGACTATTATGGTATCATAACCAGACAAATCTGCTTCTTCCGCATTCCGAACTTCAAACTCAACATCTAGAGAGTTGAATTCAGCGCTCTTCCTGGCGACAGAAACTGAAGATTCGTTAATCTCAACTCCTTTGACTTTGAACCCTTCACTCGCCAAGTACAAGGAGAAAGTTCCTATGCCGGAGTACAGGTCTAGAACGTTCTCCCCCTCAACGTACTCCTTAACCGCTTCCAAAAGTAGTGGTAGAGCATAGCTGTTGGTCTGGAAGAAGGAAGAGGGATGAATAAAGTAGTATACACCCTCAACAAGCTCCTTAACGAGCTCTTCACCGTGAATATGGATCGGAGTTCCCCTGGGGTCATCTCTCTTGTCCCTTTTAACGCTCCAGTAGATTGAGTCCGCGAAATCAAAGGTCTCTAGGAGAATCTCCTTTACCTTTTTGATTGGCTCAACGTGGGCTATCACATTTACCATGACTTCTCCAGTAAACTTCATTTCCCTTATCTGGACGTAGTGCACTTCCCCTCCCTTCCAGTTCCATGGCCTAAGCTTAGATTTTCTGAGGAATTCCTTTATCGCTTCTACATAAATTGGAAAGTTCCGGGAGAATACGGGACATTCCCTTAAGGGAACTACCGTCTTCGGCCTCGCAAACTCCTTCATGCCAATTCCGTTCACCGTGACTATCAGATTTGTAATGTTCCTGAAGCCATATATCTTGGGAGAGGGCTTTATCTCGGCGCTTATATTAGTCAATTTTTCAAACAGCCCAGTCTTGAGCTTTAGTTGCTCCCTGTATTTTAATCCTTGCCACAGGCAACCGCCACACCTTCCAAAGTGCATGCATTTGGGTTTTCCTCTAAGAGGAGAAGGGTCAAGAAGAATAAACTCCCCAATTTCTTTTCCGAGCTTATTTCTGGTCTTCACTACCTCCACGACGTCCCCAGGATACGCAAAGGGTAATAGAATGTTCCCAAGCACACCAAGGCCATCCTCACTAATATCCCTGACTTTGCCCCTCATTGTCCCTGGGATCTACTAGTGGATAAATATTTATTTCCTCCTCCCCAGGATTATCACAATAATGGCAAGGACAAGGACAACCATGAAGTCTAAGCCCCGAGGAGTGTTTCTTAGAGGAGTTTTCGGTTCAATTTGAGATGAGGTTGTTTTGGGAGGCTGATATTTGTTCGGATTTTCTTTCGAGCACTCTTTAACCCCTCCTTCCCGGGGGCTTTCGGGCGGGATGTACTGAATGATCTCTCCGTTTTTGTAATTGTAGATGTAAATCGGATAATCAGTTTGTACTAGAACTCCTCCCCTCCACGGAAGGATGCCCTCAACAGTACCATTTACCTGGAAGCTCTTGTTGGCAATAACATCCCAGAAGGATCCCTCGCCTCCTATTATCAAGGTGCCATTCCAAGCAAGGTAGGAAGTTCCCTCAGAAGGGTAAATTCCTAAGAATTCAAGCGTTCCATTGTTAACCCTATACACAAATTGTCTTGGGTACGTTTCAAAGCTTTGATTTGAGAGAATAAGATAATCCCCTATAAGGAAGGCCTCCGTTCTGTACATTTCAGTTCTCAAAATTTCCTTAAACTCCCCATTATAGAGGTAAAAACTAGATGGTTCCCTCCAGTGATCAACTTTAATCACCCATCCGGAACTTGAATGACCGAGCACCCTTGCCATCCCTTTGAACTCTCCCACCTTCTTAAATTCATCATTTAAGATGTACAGCGTAGAGGTGAATTCGGGCAGGTTAGACTCACCCTTCCTACTGCGATCGCTCTTCCTGACATACGCGATGAGACACCTTCGTTTGAAACAATTGACGGACACATCACTCCTTAAATCGAGCTTAAGTGGAATCCTGTAAACATTAAACTCCTGAACTATATAGCTCTCATTCTCGGTAACCACTAGAACACCTGAAGATGCACTAGTGATATGAGATCCGGGGGGAAACGTCGCTATTTTCTTAACCCCCTCCTTATAAACGTACAATGTTCTGTTCTCTCTGAACTTTCCCGAAAGTATATAGCTCCCAGCGACCTCACCGGTAATGTTCAGTGGTTTTATGCAACTACCGTTAAAGGTGTACAAGAGACCTTTGTCATCTTCAACGATCCAGATCCCGGCCCAGGAAAGGGGATAGTACCTTCCAATGTACCTAAAGGTGCCGTTGAATTCATAAAGGTGGCCACACTCCCAAGGCTCACTTTCTGGTTCTTTCACATAAATCAGTACAGATGTCCCGTTTGAGAGGGAGTGCACCACTTCAACAACCTTTTCTGGTGGGTTAGGGAAGAGGGAGCGTAACTTTGGAACCAAATCTATAACCGTGCCATTGTACGCGTAGAGAGCGTTAAAAGAACCACCATTTGAATACATCCTCCCAAAGTAGAGTAACACGAAATCTTTCGAAGAAACTATCTTTAAGGGAAGGTTCTCCTTACTTATCCTAACGACTCTCTTGCCACCGTCACTTAGGTTCCATATGTATAAATCTCCTCCTGCATAGAGGTACAAGCTACTGTCAGTGAAAGCAACGGGCCATCCAAAGCTCTCATATCCAGATAGAAAGAGCCACTCCCCAGTATATGGATCCACGTACCATGTAAGGCCTTCAAGCTTTATGGGATTTTCCCGGGTTGCTATGTACGAAAAACCCTCTCCGGGGGATGACAGGTAGTAATGACCAAGAAAAGATCCGTTCTCCGAGTACAGTGGAATTGGTTCTCCAGAATAGAGGGCATCTGTAAGGGCTAGGCTCGTGTTATGGTAGATGTACCACGTCCCGTTCCAGCCCAGAGACATTGAAAAGCTTTTGGTTTCAATGAGCTTTAGCTTAAACATGCTCAACAGTGTTCTGTTAATCGTGTAGTTTCCCCACCTTATAATAAGGAGGGTACCGTTAAAATAATCGAGCCAGATGTTACCACTTGCAAGCCACCGAGCGCTATCGTTTAGCAAAATGTAGTAGTGATAATAGTAGTGCTTTGACACTGGCTTTGTCCTAATAAATATATAGTCTCTGAAGGCGATTCCGTCCACAAGGCCTTTAACTTTTCCCAGGAAGGTAGGACTACCATTTAAAGAAATCCTACACAGATGAGCTTCTCTATAATCCTCACGAACTGAAACGTAAATGCTACCATTAATAAACGCTAGACCCCAGATAATTTCACCTTCTCGGGGTTTCTTAGTGTACAATCTCTTAATTGAACCATTAAAGGGGTTATACAATACTATTTCATATCTTTCTGCGCTCCTTTGGAGGATCAAGCTATCGTTGATAGTGCCGAGAATGGAATAACTCCCAAACCAGGGAGGAGCAAGCTTAAATCCACTCCCATTATAAAACACATAGGTTGGATACCCGGAAGGTGCACAACCCCGCTGGACATTGCAGTATTCGTCCGTATAAACTCCGATAACTGCAACTCTATCCCCAGAATAGACCTCGCTTATAAGAAACAT
This is a stretch of genomic DNA from Pyrococcus kukulkanii. It encodes these proteins:
- a CDS encoding 50S ribosomal protein L34e; protein product: MKPMYRSRSWRRKYVRTPGGRVVIHFERRKPKIAHCAICGRPLNGIPRGRPVEMRKLPKTKKRPERPYPYLCPKCMRRVMKEQIRSQLGA
- a CDS encoding MFS transporter, yielding MQKLIILLLISLGWIFNYSHRMAVPSLAPLIREDLHITNAEIGLLMTSLLLPYALIQVPAGYIGDKIGRKKLLILSILGYSISSAFIVLTRDYWDMLIVRFIYGVFAGLYYAPATALISEAFKERKGSALGFFMIGPAIGTGITPLIVVPIALTFNWRLSFLVLSLLSSIVAVLLAFAVRGEVSKPEVARFSIPRTVFLLSLANFLGLGAFFALLTFLVSYLVSQGASLEKASAMFSMLSMVGILGSISAGFLYDRIGKVSVSLAFIMNALFTFLILIWPNPILLIPLGFFLYSVGGIITAYTSEKAGKENLGVVMGFVNMVGFFGATLGPYVVGRLIDITGYRKALLLIPLAYLTSALLIFLDMGHRHRQPSSLRPGLSEGPFEV
- the cmk gene encoding (d)CMP kinase — translated: MPKGCLVITVSGLAGSGTTTLCRNLAKHYGFKHVYAGLIFRQMAKEMGMTLEEFQKYAELHPEIDREVDRRQIEAAKECNVVIEGRLAGWMVKNADLKIWLDAPIRVRAERVARREGISVEEAFMKIAEREKQNRKRYLNLYGIDINDLSIYDLIIDTSKWSPDGVFAIVKAAIDHLDPVGDAGSKKGKEVG
- a CDS encoding histone deacetylase family protein, which gives rise to MIGEIYYSRKFLQHKPENYHPENPGRLWILISVIRELRLDDRILEPMPVDESFVKRIHDPTYVEFVKRAVEEGRRYLDPDTYVCPGTWEAALTALGASKLATLAALRYGGLNMALVRPPGHHAGRRGKAMGASTLGFCIFNNIAAAVLALKDEGLEKIVVVDFDAHHGNGTQEIFWHDPDVIHIDLHERDIYPWTGYESEIGGGLAKGSKINIPMPHYSNDSDYIFAWNEIVIPILEEVTPEIVLVSAGFDGFKGDGLTTLKLTEKFFSYAGASLRRYPLGMIFEGGYNVGLKKGFPAFVKGYEEKEARDDGQPSYETLKIVEEVKDILSPWWSF
- a CDS encoding ATP-binding protein → MILKFIDREFELEELEKRYKERRAHLILIYGRRRIGKTELVKQFIKDKKSFYFLARKEPMELEISRLIKSFNRKFNVFIEAESLENFFEELKKFGKIVVVIDEFPYWVEEDKSIPLLFQYIWDEILKDSEVMLILLGSSISTMESLLSYKNPLYGRRTAQMKLSPLSFFHLREAFPKYSWEDLVKVYGVIDGIPAYLQYFDDSLPVEENIERNFYNKVSILYEDAERLLKDELREPVTYLNILKAINDGKTKLTEIANEVKVAVTNLPKYLKVLETLDLIYKEFPVTVRERRRFGIYRVKDFYYRFWLRFVYPYKDDIEIGAITFSDIQEDFNKYLGEVFERVCREFLIRINGRKLPFRFTKIGRWWDKEKEIDIVAINSLTGDSAFFEVKWKTLNYRGTMKILKELIEKSERVNVKGKKFYGIIGKEIKGKEKLRERGFLAFDLSDFEWALREPGSKG
- the rlmD gene encoding 23S rRNA (uracil(1939)-C(5))-methyltransferase RlmD, with protein sequence MRGKVRDISEDGLGVLGNILLPFAYPGDVVEVVKTRNKLGKEIGEFILLDPSPLRGKPKCMHFGRCGGCLWQGLKYREQLKLKTGLFEKLTNISAEIKPSPKIYGFRNITNLIVTVNGIGMKEFARPKTVVPLRECPVFSRNFPIYVEAIKEFLRKSKLRPWNWKGGEVHYVQIREMKFTGEVMVNVIAHVEPIKKVKEILLETFDFADSIYWSVKRDKRDDPRGTPIHIHGEELVKELVEGVYYFIHPSSFFQTNSYALPLLLEAVKEYVEGENVLDLYSGIGTFSLYLASEGFKVKGVEINESSVSVARKSAEFNSLDVEFEVRNAEEADLSGYDTIIVDPPRKGLGRFAGRIAREGPETLIYVSCNPRRFILDYRNYLGKAYEIEEATLIDMFPHTPHVEAVIKLFKR
- a CDS encoding 50S ribosomal protein L14e is translated as MPAIEVGRIAVVIAGRRAGQKVVVVDIIDKNFVLVTGAGLNKVKRRRMNIKHIEPLPEKVNIPRGASDEEVRQALEQAGISLA
- a CDS encoding prolyl oligopeptidase family serine peptidase, which produces MEDPYLWMENLQDERVLKLIEEENRRFRKFVGELSDELFSEVWEYFSIPTVGSARITKRGVIVSTREKDRQVIRWLNGEVIVDSKELEKEIGDEVLLQGFTTDREGKRLAYSFSIGGADEGTTRIIDLETGEVIEEITPSAWNIVFLGNGYYFARFYRKEKTPDGINPPAERLFWKDEEGEKMVFGEGLGSGYFMELSKSSDEKYAMLTVTYGWNKAEIYLGPIDKPEEWKKVYSAEVPAEPIDVVDGKLFILTKEGKGLGKIIALKDGQVEEVVPEGQFPLEWAVIVRDKIVAGRLVHASHRIEVYTLNGKKVREFTFDFPGSVYPLDKDNERVILRYESFTVPYRIYELKDELRLIDEKRIEGNFKVEEDFAISKDGTRVHYFIVKGEKEEKKAWVFGYGGFNISLTPRFFPQVIPFIKRGGVFAMANLRGGSEYGEEWHRSGMRENKQNVFDDFIAVLSKLKAEGYKVVAWGRSNGGLLVAATLVQRPDVMDAALIGYPVIDMLRFHKLYIGSVWIPEYGNPDDPKDREFLLKYSPYHNVKPQWYPPILIYTGLHDDRVHPAHALKFFMKLKEVNAPVYLRVETKSGHMGASPETRARELTDLLAFVMRALQ
- a CDS encoding ATP-binding protein, which encodes MKGIRGVGKTVLLLQLARETEDSIYFSADSTLLKPFSIYEVVKTLAEIGYKNIFIDEIHRKPEWAQDLKTLYDEHEVRVIFSGSSAIDIVHCGTDLSRRVVLKELPPASFREWLNIKKGYNLPVISIEDILDKAFRLMNQYGGLHKYWMEYMEKGGVLYPEGGFYEALENSLRKVILEDMASLREVDVKYETDAFKLLVLISKSAPFEVNYSKIARELEISKGAAIRLVEDLSKAGLVHQVIACESIRKEPKLYLTVPLRKFFERKGFSVDVGALREEFFVNHVIWRYDICYLKGNRGEKTSDFKVKNWTIEVGGKGKSRYQRPDYVAVDGLIAGKGRVPLFLFGFIY